GCCCTTGGTCCTGATCACCTTGATTTCAACTTCCAGGCCCTCGTGCCCGGCGCGGAGACTGTCCGCGATATGGTTTGCCTGCCACAGCGCCAGCTTACTGCCCCGCGAGCCGATAATCAGTTTACCGCTTGCCGCCACCCGAATCCCCCTCATCCAGCATAAATAAAAATTTGAGCAACTCCACCGGTTCCATCCGGGCCAGCTTGCGCGGATTTTCCTTGAGACGGCTGGTCGGCCCGTGCAGGAACTTCTTCATTACCGATACGGTCAGATGCTCCACCAGGCTGCGCTGCTCCTCGCTGAGCTGGCCCAGCTTGCCCATCACCTTGTCCACTTCGCCGGCGCGGATCCGGTTCATCTGTTCGTGAAGGGTCTTGATCAGCGGGACCACGGCCAGTGATTCGTACCATTCCATGAACTGATTCAGCTCGCTGGCGATGATGTCCTCGACCAGTCCCACCTGGCTCTTGCGGTCCTCGACATTGCTCTCCACCACCGCCATCAGGTCGTCGATATTGTACAGGAACACGTTGTCGTAGTCGGCCAGGGATGGATCGATATCGCGCGGGACGGCGAGGTCGATCAGGAAGATCGGCTTGTCGCGGTGGGCCAGGGCATCGCCCGCCCGTTCGCGGTTGAGCACGTAGCCCGGAGCGCTCGTACTGCTGATCAGAATATCCGCCTGGGCCAGGTAGGGTTCGTACTCCTCGAACTTGACCGCGGTCCCGTGATACTGAACCGCCAGCTCCACGGCCTTGCGGTAGGTGCGGTTGGCCACCAGCACCGAGTCGACCCCGTAGTTGAACAGCAGACTGAGGGTAAGCTCCGAGGTCTCCCCTGCTCCCAGGATCAGCGCTTCCTTACCGGCCAGTTCACCGAAAATCTTGCTCGCCAGGTCTACAGCCGCCGAGCTGACAGACACCGCGCCGGTGGAGATACTGGTTTCGGTGCGCACCCGCTTGCCGGTCCTGACCGCCTGCTGGAACAACCGTGAGAGCACCCGGCCCGTGCTGCGGGCTTCCTGCGCCAGACGGTACGCCTCGCGGACCTGCCCCAGAATCTGGTCCTCGCCCAGGATCATCGAGTCAAGGCTGGAGGCCACCCGGAAGAGATGACTGACCGCTTTACGGTCGTTGTACGAGTAAAAATTGAGCTCGCCCAGGTCCACGCTGGAGCCGAACTTATCACCCAGCACACTCTCGATTCCGGACTTAAGCTCATCCCTGTCCTGGCCGTAGCTATAGACCTCGGTGCGGTTGCAGGTCGACAGGATCACCAGCTCCTCCAGTCCGGAGCTGTCGGCGAACCCGGCCAGGCGGCCCTTGAGTTCCGGGCTGCTGAATGCCAGTTTCTCCCGCAATTCCAGCGGAGCCACCCTGTGGTTCAGTCCTCCAATTGCGATAGACATCTCTCAGCCCGCTCCCTGATTTCCTCTTCGACCCTGGCCGGGTCCAGTTTGTCGAAAAATTCCAGGTCGATCATCATTTCCCAGAACTCGCGGCGACGGCTTACCTTGGTCAGCCGCTGTTTGAGCGTACCGCGCAGACCGGCCAGCAGCTTGACAATCCCGCCGTACTGCGGTCCGAAATTTTTCTCCAGCCGCCTGCGCACTTCGCGTGCCAGCACCGGGCTGGCCCCGCCGGAGGAGACCGCCACCTGAAAACCGCCGCGGCGCATCACCGACGGGACGAGGAAGTTGCACAGCTCGGGCACGTCGATAATATTGGCCAGTATCCCGGCTCCCTCGGCGGCGTCGTACACCCTGCGGTTGACTCCGGGGTCGCCGGTGGCCCCAATCACCAGGAAGCAGCCCTCCAGGTCGCTTTCCTCGAAACCACGCTCAACCCATTGCACCAGGCCTTGCCGGTAAAGGGCGGTCATTTTTTCGCCGGCCGCCGGACTGACGACTTTCACCCTGGCGCCGGCATCCAGCAGGCTCTGCGCCTTGCGCACGGCTATCTCCCCCGCGCCCACCACCAGGCAGAACCTGTCGCGAAGGTCGATAAACACAGGATAGAACACCGCGTCGCTTTCGTGCATATCAGCGGCCAAATATCCCCCCTGCCGATCCTACATGTACCCGTGGGTGTTCGACAGCACGGTCACCACCAGGAAATTGAACAGCACCACCCCGAAACCGAGCACCGCCAGCCAGGCCGAGCGGCGGCCCTTCCACCTGCCGTAGTAACGGCTGTGAAGGTAAAACGCATAGACCAGCCAACTGCCGAACGTAATTATTTCCTTGATATCAAGCTGAAGCAGCGTGCCCAGCCGCAGCATGGTCCAGACCATCCCGGTGACGATCGAGATTGTCAGGGCCACGAACCCCAGCGAAACCGTTAGATATGTTATGTGGTCGAGCTCATCGAGCGAGGGCAGAGATCGGAAGAGCGTCGNNNNNNNNNNCCCCAAGCGCTTGCTTTTGATCTCTCTGTGCAGGAGGATATACAGCGCCGCGGCGGCAAAGCCCACTGCGAACGCACCGTAGCCGAACAGGGCAATCGCCGCGTGGAGGATAAACCACGGATTGGGAGCGAGCAGAGGATCGGTCACCTTGTCCAGCGGGGCGAAAATCCCGACCGCCGCGAACGCCGCTACCAGGGGCATCACCACCATCCCCAGGCCGGCCGGGCCAGCCAGGCTGCGGCTGATATGCAGGAACAGCACAGCCAGGATCAGGGCAGAAAAGCCGAACCCCTGCAGCATACCAATGAACGGGGCCTGACGGAGATAGATAGTGGAGGTGGCGATCCCGATGAAATGAAACAGCGCGCCGTAGCTGGTAAAAACAGCCCGGCCCCTGCGCGCTCCGGGGAGGGGGCTGCTGTGGAAATCCCTGAGGTAAGTCCAGGCCGCCAGCGCGTAAAGGACCAGCGCTATCAGGTAGAAAACACGGATGACTGTCAACATGTCGGGAAAGATTCTCTTCAGTTAGATTGACCTGCGCTCAATTCCCCGGCGCCGGGATATCCCGGTCCGGAGGCCCGGCGGAGCCGCGACGATTGAGCGCGATAGACCCAACCACTCCGCTGAGCGCCACCAGGCCGACCAGATTGGGCAGCGCCATGCACGCGTTGGCGATAGTGCCGATACTCCACACCAGCTCCAGCTTGATTACCGCGCCGGTAAATACGAACAGGATGAAGACGAAACGGTAGAAATGGACGATCCGCAAACCCAACAGGTACTGGATACACTGCTCGCCATAGTACGACCAGCCCAGCAGGGTGCTGAAACCGAACAGCAGCGCGCTGAAAGTGACAATCAGGTGGCCGTGGGGTATCACCGACTCGAACGCGGCCGCCGCCAGGGGCGTGCTGGTCATCCCCGAGGTCCACTTGCCGCTGATCAGGATCACCAGCGCGGTCATGGTACAGACAATGATCGTGTCGATAAACACACCGTTCATCGCCAGGATACCCTGCTTGTCCGGGTCCTCTTCCTTGGCCGCGCCGTGGGCGATCGGGCTGGAACCCAGGCCCGCCTCGTTGGAGAGCACTCCCCGGCTGACACCGAACTGCATCGCGGCGATCACGCCGGCTCCGGCGAACCCGCCCACGGCAGCCATCGGCTGGAACGCGCTCCTGACGATCAGCGCCAGTTGGGCCGGAATCTGACGGAACTTGATAATCAGGATCAGCAGCGAGGCACCGATAAAGAAGAAAATCATCAGCGGCACCAGTTTTTCCACCACTACGCCGATCCGCTTGATTCCCTTAATCGTGACCAGACCGGTCAGGATCGACAAGGCGATCCCGGTGGCCCAGAACGGCACGCCGAAACTGCTGTTGAAACTAAGGGCGATCGAGTTGGACTGCATCATGCAGCCCGTGCTCAGCAGGCAGGCGGCGGTCCCTGTCGCGGCGAAAACCGTGGCCAGCGCCTTGCCGAACTTCCTGTTGCCGAGTCCTTTCTCGATATAGTGCATCGGCCCGCCCGCCATCGACCCGTCGGGAGCCACCGAGCGGAACTTGATCGCCAGCATCGCCTCGCCGTAGATCGTGGCCATGCCCAGCAGCGCGGTGATCCACATCCAGAATATCGCCCCCGGTCCGCCCAGAGCCAGCGCCGTGGCCACCCCGGCGATATTGCCCAGGCCCACGGTGGCGGCCAGCGCGGTGCTGAGCGCCTGGAACGGAGTGATATCGCCCTCATGTTCCTGTTCTTGCTTGTTGAACGCTCCCTGGAAAATCATCTTCCACGCCGCGCCCATCTTACGGAACTGGATCAGACCGGTACGGACCGACAGCAGCACTCCCGTACCCAGCAAGGCGACCACGAACCACTCACTGTACATGAATTTTTCCAGCTCCAGCACGAACGCGGTCAATTGCTCCATCTGTTTCCAGGCTCCAGTTTTGGAGGTAAACGGGCTCAGGCGAACGCAGAGGGGTGCGTGAGTATGTACAGGGCCAGCAACAGCATCACCAGCGGGCAGACCCAGCGAATCAGGAACGCCACCATTTTCCGTACCGGTCCCACATATCCGTTGTGGGAAATCTCATCGAGCAGGTTCTTCGTGCCCCAGCGCCAGCCGACAAATATCGCAACCATCATCGCCCCGAACGACATCGAACACTGCCCGCAGATCAGGTCCATCAGGTCCAGCCAGCCCAGGGTGCGGTCTCCGATAGTCACGATCCCGCTCAGTCCCGGGACAGCTCCCAGGCTCAACGCGCTGAGAATACCGATGCCGAAAGCGATTATCGCGCAAAAGACTGTCGAGCGCTTGCGGGACCACTTGCGCTCATCCACGAAATAGGCCACCGGCACCTCCAGCAGGCTGATGCTGCTGGTCAGCGCGGCCACGCCGAGCAGGATGAAAAAGCCCGTGCCGAACAGGGTGCCGAACGGGATTTCGCTGAACAGCCGCGGCAGGACGATAAAAATCAGCTTGGCGCCGACCTCCGGTTTCATTCCGCTCATGGTGAACAGGGCCGGGAAAATCGCCAGGCCGGCCAGAATGGCGATCAGGGTATCGAGAAAGGCCACCATGCCCGCGCTCCTGACAATATTTTCCTCGCGGTTCATGTAGCTGCCGTAGGTGATCATCGTGCCCGCGCCCAGGCTCATCGAGAATACGGCCTGGCCCAGGGCGTTGATCAGAGTCTTGAACCCGACCTTGCTCCAGTCGGCGCGGAAGAATTCGGCCAGGCCCACCTCGGCCCCCTCGAGCGTAACCGAGCGGATCACCAGCAGGACCAGGATCAGCAGCAGCAGCGGCATCAGGATTTTGCTCCAGCGCTCGATTCCCTTCTTCACCCCCCCCACCACCACGCCAACCGTGAGCAGCATGAACGCGAAATGCCAGAACAGCGCCCGTCCCGGACTGGCGACAGTGGCGGAAAACACCTCGGTTATTTCCTCCGCGCTCAGGTTCTGGCTGAACGCCCCGCCCGCGGTGGTGAATATGTAGCTCAGGGTCCAGCCGGCAACCACGCTGTAGTAGCTGAGCACACCCCAGGCCGTGAGCACCCCCAGCACTCCCACCAGCTTCCACGGCGACCCCGGCGCCAGCTTGCGGTAAACGCCGATCGGATTACGCTGGGCGCTGCGGCCGATTGAGATCTCGCCGATCAGGATCACGAAACCGATCAGCACGACGAACATGATATAAATCTGCACGAACGCCGCGCCGCCGTTCTGGTAGGCGACTGTCGGAAAGCGCCAGATATTGCCCAGCCCGATAGCCGATCCGCTGGCCGCCAGGATGAATGCCAGCTTACTGCCCCAGTTGTCTCTCGGTTGCGTCATCAACTCTCCCA
This genomic stretch from Candidatus Glassbacteria bacterium harbors:
- a CDS encoding glutamyl-tRNA reductase, with the translated sequence MSIAIGGLNHRVAPLELREKLAFSSPELKGRLAGFADSSGLEELVILSTCNRTEVYSYGQDRDELKSGIESVLGDKFGSSVDLGELNFYSYNDRKAVSHLFRVASSLDSMILGEDQILGQVREAYRLAQEARSTGRVLSRLFQQAVRTGKRVRTETSISTGAVSVSSAAVDLASKIFGELAGKEALILGAGETSELTLSLLFNYGVDSVLVANRTYRKAVELAVQYHGTAVKFEEYEPYLAQADILISSTSAPGYVLNRERAGDALAHRDKPIFLIDLAVPRDIDPSLADYDNVFLYNIDDLMAVVESNVEDRKSQVGLVEDIIASELNQFMEWYESLAVVPLIKTLHEQMNRIRAGEVDKVMGKLGQLSEEQRSLVEHLTVSVMKKFLHGPTSRLKENPRKLARMEPVELLKFLFMLDEGDSGGGKR
- a CDS encoding bifunctional precorrin-2 dehydrogenase/sirohydrochlorin ferrochelatase; amino-acid sequence: MAADMHESDAVFYPVFIDLRDRFCLVVGAGEIAVRKAQSLLDAGARVKVVSPAAGEKMTALYRQGLVQWVERGFEESDLEGCFLVIGATGDPGVNRRVYDAAEGAGILANIIDVPELCNFLVPSVMRRGGFQVAVSSGGASPVLAREVRRRLEKNFGPQYGGIVKLLAGLRGTLKQRLTKVSRRREFWEMMIDLEFFDKLDPARVEEEIRERAERCLSQLED
- a CDS encoding sodium:alanine symporter family protein; protein product: MEQLTAFVLELEKFMYSEWFVVALLGTGVLLSVRTGLIQFRKMGAAWKMIFQGAFNKQEQEHEGDITPFQALSTALAATVGLGNIAGVATALALGGPGAIFWMWITALLGMATIYGEAMLAIKFRSVAPDGSMAGGPMHYIEKGLGNRKFGKALATVFAATGTAACLLSTGCMMQSNSIALSFNSSFGVPFWATGIALSILTGLVTIKGIKRIGVVVEKLVPLMIFFFIGASLLILIIKFRQIPAQLALIVRSAFQPMAAVGGFAGAGVIAAMQFGVSRGVLSNEAGLGSSPIAHGAAKEEDPDKQGILAMNGVFIDTIIVCTMTALVILISGKWTSGMTSTPLAAAAFESVIPHGHLIVTFSALLFGFSTLLGWSYYGEQCIQYLLGLRIVHFYRFVFILFVFTGAVIKLELVWSIGTIANACMALPNLVGLVALSGVVGSIALNRRGSAGPPDRDIPAPGN
- a CDS encoding sodium-dependent transporter; this translates as MTQPRDNWGSKLAFILAASGSAIGLGNIWRFPTVAYQNGGAAFVQIYIMFVVLIGFVILIGEISIGRSAQRNPIGVYRKLAPGSPWKLVGVLGVLTAWGVLSYYSVVAGWTLSYIFTTAGGAFSQNLSAEEITEVFSATVASPGRALFWHFAFMLLTVGVVVGGVKKGIERWSKILMPLLLLILVLLVIRSVTLEGAEVGLAEFFRADWSKVGFKTLINALGQAVFSMSLGAGTMITYGSYMNREENIVRSAGMVAFLDTLIAILAGLAIFPALFTMSGMKPEVGAKLIFIVLPRLFSEIPFGTLFGTGFFILLGVAALTSSISLLEVPVAYFVDERKWSRKRSTVFCAIIAFGIGILSALSLGAVPGLSGIVTIGDRTLGWLDLMDLICGQCSMSFGAMMVAIFVGWRWGTKNLLDEISHNGYVGPVRKMVAFLIRWVCPLVMLLLALYILTHPSAFA